In Rosa chinensis cultivar Old Blush chromosome 1, RchiOBHm-V2, whole genome shotgun sequence, a genomic segment contains:
- the LOC112196763 gene encoding protein LOW PHOTOSYNTHETIC EFFICIENCY 1, chloroplastic, with protein MQALITLPSRAETWIVPQLGSCKLSTRRRRRKKMWGLAFPVCYGTASAVFKFGFGCGSVSRYSGLRLASNCEPNKGSSFVSAWALEEQAIGNEISVDKSQHGLLGECESKDVVVEGIEESEIVDVRALASSLQFAKTADDVEEVLKDKGDLPLQVFSSMIRGFGRDKFMDSAFAVVEWLKRRKEETNGMITPNLFIFNSLLGAVKQSKQFGEMDKVLADMTQEGVEPNVITYNTIMAIYVEQGLSSKALDVLEDIQKKGLIPSSVTYSTALLAYQRMQDGVGALEFFVEVRAKYRNGDICKVSEEDWENEFLKLENFTKRVCYQVMRRWLVVDDNLSISVLKLLVKMDNAGVPLGRAELERLLWACTREDHYNVAKELYSRIRERHSEISLSVCNHVIWVMGKAKKWWAALEIYEDMLDKGPKPNNMSYELVVSHFNILLTAARKKGIWRWGVRLLNKMEEKGLQPRSKEWNAVLVACSKAAETSAAVQIFRRMVEQGQKPTILSYGALLSALEKGKLYDEAHQVWEHMIKVGVKPNLYAYTIMASVFSGQGKFNLVETIVQEMVSSGIEPTLVTYNAIISGCARNDSSSADAYDWFDRMKANNIPPNNVTYEMMIEALAKEGKPRLAYELYLRAQNQGIHLSAKAYDILVQPSMVSGASFDLKLLGPRPPEQKKENLRGRKSST; from the coding sequence ATGCAAGCTTTAATCACCCTGCCATCTAGAGCTGAAACCTGGATAGTCCCCCAGTTGGGTTCTTGTAAACTCAGTACtcggagaaggagaagaaaaaagatgTGGGGTCTTGCTTTTCCTGTTTGCTATGGTACAGCTAGTGcagttttcaaatttggttttggatgtggGAGTGTTTCTAGGTACTCTGGACTTAGACTTGCTAGCAATTGTGAGCCCAACAAGGGCTCTTCTTTTGTGTCGGCTTGGGCTTTGGAGGAACAAGCTATTGGGAATGAGATTAGTGTAGACAAATCGCAACATGGGTTGTTAGGGGAATGTGAGAGCAAGGATGTTGTTGTGGAGGGAATTGAGGAGAGTGAGATTGTTGATGTGCGTGCGCTGGCATCGAGCTTACAGTTTGCGAAAACAGCAGATGATGTGGAAGAGGTTCTGAAGGACAAGGGTGATTTGCCTCTTCAAGTATTCTCATCCATGATCAGGGGTTTTGGGAGAGACAAGTTTATGGATTCCGCATTTGCTGTTGTTGAATGGCTTAAGAGGAGGAAGGAAGAAACTAATGGTATGATTACCCCAAATTTATTTATCTTTAATAGTCTCTTGGGTGCAGTGAAGCAGTCTAAACAGTTTGGAGAAATGGATAAAGTCTTGGCTGATATGACGCAGGAAGGGGTGGAACCGAATGTTATAACTTACAATACTATAATGGCAATTTATGTAGAACAAGGACTAAGTAGTAAGGCCCTTGATGTTCTTGAGGATATTCAGAAGAAGGGCTTGATTCCATCTTCAGTGACCTACTCTACAGCATTGCTGGCTTATCAGAGAATGCAAGATGGAGTTGGAGCCTTAGAGTTCTTTGTCGAGGTCAGAGCAAAGTATCGTAATGGTGATATATGTAAAGTTTCAGAAGAAGACTGGGAAAATGAGTTTCTAAAGCTCGAGAACTTTACAAAACGTGTTTGCTACCAAGTGATGCGGCGGTGGCTTGTGGTGGATGATAATTTAAGTATCAGTGTGCTAAAACTTCTAGTAAAGATGGATAATGCTGGGGTACCACTTGGTCGGGCAGAGCTTGAGCGCCTTTTGTGGGCCTGTACCCGTGAAGACCATTATAATGTGGCAAAAGAATTGTATAGTAGGATAAGAGAAAGGCATTCTGAAATAAGTCTATCCGTCTGTAATCACGTTATTTGGGTGATGGGAAAGGCTAAGAAATGGTGGGCAGCTTTGGAGATTTATGAGGATATGCTGGACAAGGGGCCAAAGCCAAATAACATGTCATATGAATTGGTAGTATCTCACTTTAATATTCTTCTGACTGCTGCTAGAAAAAAGGGAATTTGGAGATGGGGTGTCAGGTTGCTCAACAAGATGGAAGAGAAAGGTCTTCAACCGAGAAGTAAGGAATGGAATGCAGTTCTAGTTGCCTGTTCTAAGGCTGCAGAAACTTCTGCTGCTGTCCAGATTTTTAGAAGAATGGTAGAACAAGGTCAAAAACCCACAATCCTTTCTTATGGGGCCTTGCTCAGTGCTCTTGAAAAGGGGAAACTCTATGATGAGGCTCACCAGGTGTGGGAACATATGATCAAGGTTGGTGTAAAACCCAACCTGTATGCGTACACAATCATGGCCTCAGTTTTCAGTGGACAAGGAAAATTTAATTTGGTGGAGACCATTGTTCAAGAGATGGTTTCATCAGGGATTGAGCCAACGCTAGTCACATACAATGCAATTATTAGTGGCTGTGCACGAAATGATTCAAGCAGTGCTGATGCATATGACTGGTTTGATCGGATGAAAGCTAACAATATTCCTCCAAACAATGTTACTTATGAAATGATGATCGAGGCTCTTGCTAAAGAAGGTAAACCAAGGCTTGCATACGAGTTATATTTGAGGGCTCAAAACCAGGGCATTCACCTCTCTGCAAAGGCTTATGATATTTTGGTCCAACCCTCAATGGTTTCTGGAGCTAGTTTTGATCTAAAACTCTTAGGGCCTCGTCCACCTGAgcagaaaaaggaaaatttgCGAGGTAGAAAATCTTCTACCTAA